The DNA region CTTTGCATTTATCAGATATTTAATAGAAAAATTGCTTTTGACTAAATTTGCTGACAAACTATACTATAAGAGTTTAAATCCTTATTGTTTACCACCGGAGCAATTTTCCGATTACCTTATTATTATGATGACTGTTTATTCTATTAGGCCTTAGAAATAAACACACATGATTCATACTGACATTTTAAACCTTAATTTAGCCACCACTTAAAGCTTGTACAAAAAGAATTGCCACTAATGGAAGAAAAAGTTAACATATAAAGCAATTAACAATGAAACTAATGCTCAGTTGCCCACAGGCCAAAATGCAAAACTTCTCGTGCGGTCAACCATTTAGGATACTACGTGTCGAGATCCTGCTGCAGGGTGTTAAAGTAAATTAGGTTCGACTTCACCAGTATTACTGTACACTAGGGTTGCCGTTGACGGCCTTACAGGGTGTTAAAATAAATTAGGTTCGGCTTTACCAGTAATACTGTACAATAGGGTTGCCGGTGATGGCCCTGGAGCCACACCTGACCACTCCCTTTTGGGATACAGTAAAATTGTACAATGGTAGGCCATTTTTACACTGTTCTAGCACTGAGAAATGCAAAAGCCCATGTACAGAGTCCGACGCGTGTCCTTTAATTTGTCATCATTCTCCTCTCTCACTAACTCTCACTTTCTCGGTCTCTCATAaaaggcagattgtctgccctcttttTACCATATCTTTTTCTATCTTCTTTTGTAGTGTGCGGTCACGATTAAGTCATatcaattttttatattaatttttttataaagataataagacaaaaagcaataagaatataaaatgttaacgtgattTAACTGTAACCGTACaaataaaagagaagaagagTATAGTATCTGCCTCCCTCATAAAGTGACCACAAATTATAATGGCAATTAACAAAGTTTGGTTTCTTATAGTCTCTGGTTTTGCTGGTGTTATTGCATTGTACTACTAGttttacagagagagagagagagagagagagagagaatggggaGAGGGAGAGTGGTTATGGAGAGAATAAAGAACAATATCAACCGTCAGGTGACCTTCACAAAACGCAGGAACGGTCTGCGCAAGAAAGCTCATGAGCTCTCTGTGCTTTGTGATGCCCAAGTTGCAGTTATCATCTACTCCAGCCGTGGGAAGCTCTATGAGTTCTGCAGCACCGAGTTAtatcctccctccctccctccgtctctctctctctctctctctctctctctctctcgatttattatatgtatatgttatTAAGGGTTTCCTTGTTCtaaactttttataaaaaaaaccctaaaaatgtgggtttgttttaatttcttcAATTCCTAAAATTTATCACATACACATATatgttatatgtatatatgtatgtaagtAATTACCAAACATAGAGAAGTGATGCATAGGAAGAAACTCGatccatatatatttgtttgtttgtaatttgtttgcttataatataaatattacaTTATAAGTCATCGTATAATTGGTTTGCTTTTTGGTTAACATATGTAAATTCTACATATGAACtatattatttctttcttcttattggATTTGTGGGGAGACTTCGTATAGAGGGCCTGTATGCTTCTCCGATGCATCTTAACGTGTACTTGTATTTCTCTGACTGTAGGTACTGTTGATCGTCCTGggttttttttctatttatttttatttttgagtctTTGTCTATGCTCTCAGGTCTTTCTTTTGGGAATTTATATCTAGGGTTTGTCTCTCTCTATTTCTAAGCTTCAAGACATAAAAACgctgagagaaagagagaggaattCAAGAATCAAGAGTGTTTCCTATTATTTGTTTCAATATTAATGTTATGGTTTTAGCAGCTCAAGTTCTGTTAATTAATTACCttttttctaatttaatttcttGCAGGAATAATAAAGagtgtttcctttttttttatacataaacatgtagatgaatgtgtgtgtgtgtgtgtaagttttcaaaaaaaaattgtgggtGGTTGCTACTAACATCATGGTCAAACTGGTTGATTAAGTTAGCAAAAATTCCTTAAAAtgcctttaattaattaattttttaaattgaacatCATTGATCATAATCGCTCCTCCAACTACAAATATAATACGGTAGAACCTCAATAATCTAATACCAGATAAATTAACAACctctattaattaatattttctgTTGGCCCCGACTTGGGAAGAACATGCTAAATTGAAAATTCGCTAAAGTTATAAGATAGtacatcataaaaaaaattcatactcacgtaatatataaattaataatttttctattactatgacttttgtttgtttaaatagaTTTTTGCTCgattaaatgttcataaaatacaataatatattACATCAAACAATTTAAAATCTATTTCTGGGGAAAACAAGTTGATTCATGAATTTTATTtggttaaataaataaatagaattgATAGTTCGTAAACGTGAAACAAAATACAAAGTACAATATTGCTGAAAATACGAGATGTCTTGATTAATTCGTATTAATTTATCAATTATTTAATATTGAGCTAAATTAATAAATTTCCTTGGTCCCATAGGTAATAACTTATAGAAGTTTAATTTTATGCGGAACCAATTATGTATTTATCgaaatttattatgtattttcTCCCATTTAGCTAATGGGAGAAAGTAAATTTGTTTAGCTAATGGCACGCATAGTAGACTGGTAAGTGCGTAATATGTGTAGCTAATGGAAGAAAGTAAATTTGTAAAAGTGTGATAAAACTCAACATCTAAATCTTTCCCTATGAGGAAAAATTCCTCAGTTTTTCTCTTAACAGCTGAAGTTTCATAGCGTGCGCACGCACATCAATTGATCTATTCAATCTGATTTCATCTTTCATCCCGCACTCAGTTTTCTGTATCTGTAGTTATATATTGCCTCTAATTTATAAGTATAAAATGTTTGACTGTTTTCCTTCTTTGATCAGCATGAACAAAATCCTTGAGCAGTACCGTCAAAGTTGCTATTCCTCACAGGACAATGTTGCTGAGAACGAAACACAGGTGACATTTCATAATTTCCGAGCTTTATCACAATTCTATTTGCATTTCTGTGTTTGCATGTGCTGGTGGTGGTATGAGCGTCTACTGACTGAGTTATACAGCCTATATGTTCAATCGGCCTTGTTTGCTTTATCGGTTTGTTTATCGTTTCTTCATCTCTTTCACTTCACCTTTTTTTGGGTGTCTCTAGTTCTAGTTGGGAAAAATAGTCAGTTTTCATTGCggtttctttctgttttttatttGGTAGAGTTTTTCAAGTTGTTTcggaagaaaaaaggaaaaaggaattgGTTGGACAAACGTGGTCAACTCATGCTTGATTTAGGATGGTAGTCAACTGCGGAAACAGACGGTGGTACTTGGTTTTGACAGACATTGGGCGCGTGTGCCTGGTCTAGGATGGATGTCAACCCGTGTCATCTTCAATTAAGTGAATTAACACTAGTTTGTTTATTGGTTTGAAATTGGCAttgtcaaatttttattttatttttgaaagtgCACAATAGGGTGGGCATATGGGTCTTTAGACCCGTGGATCTAGACCATATTATCTGGCCCGATGTAAAGTCATCTAGTTCTTACTTTTAATTTCAAAACGATCTGAGTTAGACTCCGTTTGTCTAAAAACAAGTTCATATTTTTTATGTATGGTTAACCCGGCTTGGACCATTTTAGGGTTGTCTTAGCACTTGTCATTTTATTAGTGATCCACAAAGAAGTTCATGATCCATAATTTTATATCTATCTAACCCTATGAAGTAAAACAATAATCGAACTTCTTCAAACAAAGAGTCTTAAGAGTCCCTTTAGAACATTTATTGGTATTAACTTTGTTAGACGTAATTCTTTTGTAATGGAAACACATAAATATTGTTTTATATTGTTGTTTTGTTATACGACATATGATTGAAAATAGATTCGTTCGACTTGTAGGAGTCTGATCATACCAAATGGATCTAATTGAGCCAATTTCACTAACAAAAATACATAGCCCATAATGACTCGAACtcgttacaaaaaaaaaaaattaaataaaatcaagTCCAATCTACCCAAAATGAACCCAACTTGACCCGCACCCAGCCCTAATTCACTTTCACATAATTGGAATTTAGCATTGGCATCAACATTGGTTCCGATGGATTTTACATTGGAACTGGCCTTGGAACTCATCATTAATTTTCTCCTTGGCAAaaacatgagtttgacgggTGTTGAAAACTTATGTTGTGCTTTGAGATTGGGATATGGAAATGAAAATATTCTTTTGTGTGGTTGAGTTCGACTCTCGTATGTACCAGCAAGGGTGGCAAAAGTGAAATTATAGGAATGGTATGAAGTAGTGGGGATCTTGGCCACCAAGAGAAGAACAATATGACTAACAAAAGGGGAACTAGGATGATTGAGTTACGGGGTTAGCTTGTATAATAGAGCATACATACCACCGCTGCAGTGATAAAATGCGGTATGAGACATGCAAGTCtgcgtgttttattatataaattaacgGGTTGGGTAATTGAAGTTAAGCTCCATTCATGGTTTATTAGTTAAATTGTGATTAATGATAAACATGTTATAATTGATTACTTTTTTCATGACACTCGGTTTAGCCCTGATAATAATTCTTGATAACATTTATGTCCCTATTGAGTTGTGGCTTCGCTGACCTTATACATTGTAGACCTTGCATGTTCGAtacaaaattaacaaagggtaGACAAGCTAAGGTTGTGTTAGACGAGATATTtaagagttttttttattatttttgtacacCCTATATGGATTTTGGAGTTATTTGAAAAAGAGAagtttagtttttctttttattttatttttactcacGCGCCGAGGGTGGGATTAATTTTTCCACCGACCCTAGGACTAGGGTGTGACAACATACTTgccatttgaaattttcattaaaCAAGCACTATTCACTATCCttggattgaaaaaaaaatacttttttgGAAGCATGGTAAACTTTGCttctattttttatgtttttatactGTCATTAACagcaattttttaaataaacttttttttttgttttaccaacCATATTTaatgtttcaaattttttaataagctattttttttttcaaaaaacttATTAAGGACTGAAGCTTGATCCTACTGCACACTATCAGTAGCTAGTGCTCCTTTTTGTTGTAGTGTTGTTGAATGAGAGGCATTCTTTTCTTGATGTGATGAATATTTTCTTAATCGACTTTTTTAATGCAGAACATATGCCAAGAGGTCTCAAGATTAAAGGTCAAACACGAGTCTCTTCAACGTTCACAGaggtatatataaaatataataattcaCTTATTAATCAAtcatatgatttttcttttgtgcCATTTTATCAAACATACAATCAATTCTTAGTCTCACATATTTAGGCATTTGCTTGGAGAAGATCTGCAACAGCTTCGCCTTAAAGAACTGCTTGTTCTTGAGAAACGACTTGACAGAACTCTCTCAAAAGCTAGACAAGAAAAGGtgtacacacacgcacacagagacAAAACTAGCTCATGTTTCTTAATTTGCAGTCTCTCACATGTTATATATGTTTATAATTAAAGATTCAGAAGTATTTTACCTGATTGATCATGGCATCTCGATTGCCTTCATCGACCAATGGCTGATCACTCGCAAAAATTACCATCTAGCTAGAAGGACGGAAAATGATAATATTTTCAAAGTTAATTCTTTTGAAGGGTAAAGACACCTTTAAATTTTTTACCAAGAATTAAAAAGAAGTGTAGAATGTTGAGAATATGAATCTCACATCGAGAAAAAAGAGAGACCAAGCATGTACTTATAAGTAGTTGAACTATTTCCTAtttgtcaattagttttatagtgAAATCTCAAATTTCTTTTTACAATGATCACACTATATAATTACGAGTATAATATGTTTCACAATCAACAAGTGTCATAAATTATGTGTATCGTACATTATTGATTTTTCTTCTGTGTTTCTTGATCAACTCCATATATAGACCCTATTCTGTATTGATCTTGATTAAGCTATACATATAAGCATCAccttatattttatattgttattgtttcaacattaccttttttttatcCTTCTGCTTTTGTATATGTAGACGCGGATGATGTTTAATCAACTAGAAGAACTGCGCACAAAGGTAAAAGTATATATGTATTGCTAGCATATACCATGCATCCCAGGGTCTTCCTATCATATGCGATTTTGTGTCCCTGATCCCTAATCATGTTGAAGTTGATTTTTTAACATTATTACGATTAAATATTTCTTCTCGTTCTTCTGTCTTGAAATTTGGTCAAAACTACGTGCATGCAATTCCTTAAAGTGGACTAGATATGTTCGACGTACTTTACAAGTTTAGAAGGGCGATGAAAGGTTTAAACATTTGTTAGAACAATAATAACGTTATTTAGGTACACAAAACTCGTCACATTGATAAGATATACTTTAACATAAATGTAAATTTGTGGATACATTTCAAAATGAGAGTGTACCTACAAGAAAACAATTCTAATATAAGTGCTAAGAGATGTGATTCTATTTATAAGCGGGTTTTCTAGTAGTGTAAAGAATCGGTTATACAATAGAAAATCTTCTAATATGAACGAGGCCATTATATGTTGGACGAGTTACCTCAACAAAATTACGTGAAAACTTCCTCTCATTTTTCTCCCATTCTAGCTAATAACTAGTTGACGTGGtatgataatttttttgaataaattgATAGGAGAACGATTTTGCAGGGGTTAATAAACAGCTTAAACGTGAGGTACTTTATAGTGTATATTCTTGAATTTCTTTCCCCCACCATCTAATGGCTTTTGAAGGTCCTACTTTTTGGATCCACATCTAATGGCtacttttttctatttttggtgTATGGAATATTGTTGAAATTCTAGCTTCAAGAAGTAGGACCTTCAAATGCCAATCACGTTGCATGTGAAGAACCTACCTTACAATTACACATATGGTAAGCATTTCCTTATTTCCAGTTAATTGCACAAACCTTTTAATTAATATCTTTAATTAGGATATAGGATTTTGGTTGTTTTTAACTGCATGGCTTAAATGCGGATTATActaatgtgatttttttttctcattgtttgtgtggttttgttcactttagttttgcattttcGATTTGCTACTATTGCATCTATGTTTGATATTTTGTACATCTTTGATATATACtgttgaattttatttaataaatacgTAGTtgatttggtaaaaaaaatgtTGATGATGCTTGAACGTACCATAAAAATGGATGTAGAGAACATGGATGTGTACCAGTTCCCCAAGAAAAAGGAAACTACTGATCAAGGGTGGGAGGGAGCAGCTGCAACAGTGTGGGCTTTATTTGATTGCTTGTACGAGTACTACTAAGATGTGTTCAGCTCATCGATGTCTAAAACTCTTAATTACTACTAAGATATGTTCAGCTCATCGATGTCTAAAACTCTTAATTACTACTAAGATATGGATGTCTGGAACTCTTAATTACTACTAAGATATGTTCAGCTCATCGATGTCTGCGAACCCTTAATTATGACTAAGTTGCAGGTGACTAATAATTgtgattttcttttgttttcttgcaCAAAAGAagaatttttaatagaaaaactaatgaaaagtgtttgaaaatttgagttttaacgataaagataaaataaagggtaaagtgaatagtaataggattaactttttagtgtaaaactatgatttttcgttaaaataaacagtaccggaaacttttctttaaaattcttatttttaataCCTAAAAAGATTTATCCGTAGATATTTTTAAGCATATGATTAATTAGGTACatgttcttttctcttttttttatcgAAAAGTAACATTCATTAATCTGAAATTAGGTACATTTTCTATATGCAGATTCTTACATCCCTTC from Malus domestica chromosome 01, GDT2T_hap1 includes:
- the LOC103406504 gene encoding agamous-like MADS-box protein MADS3 isoform X2, with product MGRGRVVMERIKNNINRQVTFTKRRNGLRKKAHELSVLCDAQVAVIIYSSRGKLYEFCSTDMNKILEQYRQSCYSSQDNVAENETQNICQEVSRLKVKHESLQRSQRHLLGEDLQQLRLKELLVLEKRLDRTLSKARQEKTRMMFNQLEELRTKLQEVGPSNANHVACEEPTLQLHI
- the LOC103406504 gene encoding agamous-like MADS-box protein MADS3 isoform X1, with protein sequence MGRGRVVMERIKNNINRQVTFTKRRNGLRKKAHELSVLCDAQVAVIIYSSRGKLYEFCSTDMNKILEQYRQSCYSSQDNVAENETQNICQEVSRLKVKHESLQRSQRHLLGEDLQQLRLKELLVLEKRLDRTLSKARQEKTRMMFNQLEELRTKENDFAGVNKQLKRELQEVGPSNANHVACEEPTLQLHI